A genomic segment from Tuwongella immobilis encodes:
- a CDS encoding DUF1559 domain-containing protein — protein sequence MLALTMFRRLRAFTLIELLVVIAIIAILIGLLLPAVQKVREAAARMKCQNNIKQIGLALHNYEGAYGKFPRGQNSPATAPNWRLTLFPYMEQENVYRQVNLANVWTSTVLNNLTIQTWVCPSSNLPTNPTDASYNNGSLGPNGHQVPGYVGVAGAFPDPAGRGVFASNYGGWWATTGILLANQDVKITDITDGTSNTYAVLEQSGRVGTADLRSRYYSPWAGVTFSFIPTTAQSGTDSWGMGITTVAYAINARTAAAGSDNVWDGSTVANSFHTGGINALMGDGSVRFITDNTNFTNLQAMCSRDDGVVTTDP from the coding sequence ATGCTTGCTCTTACGATGTTTCGTCGTCTGCGTGCCTTCACGCTGATTGAGCTGTTGGTGGTGATCGCGATTATCGCCATCCTCATCGGTCTGCTTCTTCCCGCCGTTCAAAAGGTCCGCGAAGCTGCTGCTCGGATGAAGTGTCAAAACAACATCAAGCAAATTGGCCTGGCGCTGCACAACTATGAAGGCGCGTATGGCAAGTTCCCCCGTGGACAGAATTCGCCCGCGACTGCTCCCAACTGGCGACTCACGCTGTTCCCCTACATGGAACAAGAAAACGTCTATCGCCAAGTGAATCTGGCGAATGTTTGGACCAGCACGGTGCTCAACAATCTCACCATTCAGACCTGGGTGTGCCCGTCGAGCAATCTGCCGACCAACCCGACCGATGCCAGCTACAACAACGGTAGCCTGGGACCAAACGGCCACCAAGTGCCGGGTTATGTCGGTGTGGCGGGTGCGTTCCCCGATCCGGCGGGCCGCGGCGTGTTTGCCTCCAACTACGGCGGCTGGTGGGCGACGACTGGCATTCTGCTCGCCAATCAAGATGTGAAGATTACCGACATTACCGATGGCACTTCGAATACGTATGCCGTGCTGGAACAATCCGGCCGCGTGGGCACCGCGGATCTGCGCAGCCGCTATTACAGCCCCTGGGCTGGGGTGACGTTCAGCTTCATTCCGACGACTGCTCAATCGGGCACCGATTCGTGGGGCATGGGCATCACCACGGTGGCCTACGCCATCAACGCCCGTACTGCCGCTGCGGGTAGCGACAACGTGTGGGACGGCAGCACGGTGGCCAACTCGTTCCATACCGGCGGCATCAACGCGCTAATGGGCGATGGCTCGGTGCGATTTATCACCGACAACACCAACTTCACCAACCTGCAAGCCATGTGCAGCCGCGATGATGGTGTGGTGACGACCGATCCTTGA
- a CDS encoding CRTAC1 family protein, producing MVAVPARMLMPLLAGLILVGCQPSVAPLDSAAAGSPPGTATELTPVPDDGPAWFADVTAERGVRWQHAVTDLERYAMPQIIGSGCALHDLDGDGREEILLLGNGGPTPSIALFRQLDDGKFAEVTLDSGLEIPGYHMGVAIGDLTNDGLPEILITQYRSVKLFLNRGGLKFLDITASAKLNNPLWATSAVMVDYDRDGWLDLAVTNYVDFVEHWVCRGATNEPDYCNPKNFAGTVTKLYRNLGISPLAAPESLQFEDRTVPAGLAQSPGPGLGIVAADFTGDGWPDLLIANDGKPNHLWINQRNGTFREEGIPRGIAYTLMGQAQAGMGIALGDVDNDSLLDVYMTHLTVEMNTLWKQKPAGVFKDVTPLAGLTQTRWRGTGFGTLMRDFDRDGWLDLAIVNGRVSRESVPTPKPGIAEHWQPYAERNQLLRNRGNGQFADRSRNEPAIAGHFTVARGLASADWDHDGRDDLLMTAIGEPARLLRNVGEHSGHWLQIRAMLGSAKRDALGAEVRLTIGNQSQFRLIQSAESYLSASSPIATFGLGDSTQVDAITIRWPDGQFERFPGGAVDRRITLTQGQGTKVSP from the coding sequence ATGGTCGCAGTGCCTGCCCGCATGCTAATGCCGCTATTGGCCGGATTGATCCTCGTCGGATGCCAGCCAAGCGTGGCCCCGCTCGATTCCGCTGCCGCTGGGTCTCCTCCGGGGACCGCGACGGAACTCACCCCTGTCCCGGACGATGGCCCCGCGTGGTTCGCGGATGTCACCGCCGAGCGCGGCGTTCGTTGGCAGCATGCCGTCACCGATCTGGAACGCTATGCCATGCCGCAAATCATCGGCTCCGGCTGTGCCTTGCACGATCTTGATGGCGATGGCCGCGAAGAGATTCTCCTGCTGGGCAACGGCGGACCGACACCATCGATTGCCCTGTTTCGCCAACTCGATGACGGGAAATTCGCCGAAGTCACGCTCGATTCCGGCCTGGAAATTCCCGGCTATCACATGGGCGTTGCCATTGGCGATCTGACCAACGATGGATTGCCCGAAATTCTCATCACGCAATACCGTTCCGTGAAATTGTTCCTGAATCGCGGCGGGCTGAAATTTCTGGACATTACCGCATCGGCGAAGCTGAATAACCCGCTCTGGGCGACTTCGGCAGTGATGGTCGATTACGATCGGGATGGCTGGCTGGATTTGGCCGTGACCAACTACGTCGATTTTGTCGAACATTGGGTCTGTCGCGGGGCGACGAACGAGCCAGACTATTGCAATCCGAAAAATTTTGCGGGCACCGTCACCAAGTTGTACCGGAATTTGGGCATCTCCCCGCTCGCCGCCCCGGAATCGCTGCAATTCGAGGATCGCACCGTTCCCGCGGGATTGGCCCAATCTCCCGGCCCCGGATTGGGAATCGTCGCCGCCGACTTCACCGGCGATGGCTGGCCGGATCTGCTCATCGCCAACGACGGCAAGCCGAATCATCTCTGGATCAACCAGCGAAATGGCACCTTCCGCGAAGAGGGCATTCCGCGTGGCATCGCCTACACGCTCATGGGACAGGCGCAAGCGGGGATGGGCATCGCACTGGGCGATGTCGATAACGACTCGCTCTTGGATGTGTACATGACGCATTTGACCGTGGAAATGAACACATTGTGGAAGCAGAAGCCCGCCGGTGTGTTCAAGGATGTGACCCCGCTGGCCGGGCTGACACAAACGCGCTGGAGGGGGACTGGCTTCGGCACACTCATGCGCGATTTTGACCGCGATGGCTGGCTGGATCTGGCGATAGTCAACGGGCGAGTCAGTCGGGAATCGGTCCCGACGCCCAAGCCAGGGATTGCCGAGCATTGGCAACCCTACGCGGAACGCAATCAACTGCTCCGCAATCGGGGCAACGGCCAATTTGCGGATCGCTCCCGAAATGAGCCAGCCATTGCGGGGCATTTCACGGTTGCCCGCGGGTTGGCGAGTGCGGATTGGGACCACGATGGCCGGGATGATCTGCTCATGACCGCGATTGGTGAGCCAGCCCGACTGCTGCGCAATGTCGGGGAGCATTCCGGACATTGGCTGCAAATTCGGGCGATGCTCGGCAGTGCCAAGCGCGATGCACTCGGGGCCGAAGTGCGGCTGACGATCGGGAATCAGAGCCAATTTCGGCTCATTCAATCCGCAGAAAGTTACCTCAGCGCCAGCTCGCCGATTGCGACATTCGGCCTGGGCGATTCCACGCAGGTGGATGCGATCACCATTCGTTGGCCAGACGGACAATTCGAGCGGTTCCCCGGCGGGGCCGTCGATCGGCGAATCACCCTCACCCAAGGCCAAGGAACCAAGGTGTCGCCATGA
- a CDS encoding tetratricopeptide repeat protein produces MKPRLRKWLLGSLLLVGIPGGFLAWQRLRPLPVIPPSLPAGLSDPEIRDALESQRKTVQSKPDSAKDWGELAMRFNAHAFHPEADACYAQAMRLNPTECRWPYLRGIFLLGTDPQAAIGYLQQALERAKGDGERSALRMRLVETLLDANRFDEAEQFLREEEASTPNHPRLAMNRGALALWRDQLPEAEAFFQQALPAPAARKKAAIALATIAYRQGNATQAQSYQAIANSIPQDALWENDPLIEISTREVGRRRKLQQADALTAARRYEPALALYRECFATQPDELTRMKIGSTLAEMGQFAEAESELRSLLEQNPAHGMARFYLGIVFLGQSEQLTQRGQAESAQKKLTAAIQELQQSAVSPSEQGLADLYRARAYRILGQLPEAESAARQAIAARPELVGAYRELAVILEKQGKMEEARQASATADGLTGSTKSPK; encoded by the coding sequence ATGAAACCGCGACTGCGCAAGTGGCTGCTGGGCAGTCTGTTGCTGGTGGGCATTCCCGGTGGATTTCTCGCCTGGCAACGCCTGCGTCCGCTGCCGGTGATTCCGCCCAGCCTGCCCGCAGGATTGAGCGATCCGGAAATCCGCGATGCACTGGAATCGCAGCGAAAAACCGTGCAATCCAAGCCGGATTCCGCCAAAGATTGGGGCGAACTGGCCATGCGCTTCAACGCCCACGCCTTTCATCCAGAGGCGGATGCGTGCTATGCCCAGGCGATGCGGCTCAATCCCACCGAGTGCCGGTGGCCGTATTTGCGCGGCATCTTCCTGTTGGGGACCGATCCGCAGGCGGCCATTGGCTATCTGCAACAAGCACTGGAGCGGGCCAAAGGCGATGGCGAACGCTCGGCCCTGCGGATGCGGCTGGTGGAAACGCTGCTCGATGCCAATCGCTTTGATGAGGCCGAACAATTCTTGCGTGAAGAAGAAGCCAGCACGCCCAACCATCCCCGCTTGGCGATGAATCGGGGTGCGCTCGCACTGTGGCGGGATCAACTCCCCGAAGCGGAAGCGTTCTTTCAACAGGCGCTGCCGGCCCCGGCTGCACGCAAGAAAGCGGCCATTGCCCTGGCAACGATTGCCTATCGACAAGGGAACGCGACGCAAGCCCAATCCTACCAAGCGATTGCGAATAGCATTCCGCAAGATGCGCTGTGGGAGAACGATCCGCTGATCGAAATTAGCACGCGGGAAGTGGGTCGGCGACGGAAATTGCAGCAGGCCGATGCACTAACGGCAGCCCGACGTTACGAACCCGCCTTGGCGTTGTACCGCGAATGTTTCGCCACCCAACCGGATGAACTCACCCGCATGAAAATCGGCAGCACCTTGGCCGAAATGGGCCAATTCGCCGAGGCGGAATCCGAATTGCGATCACTCTTGGAACAGAATCCGGCCCATGGCATGGCCCGATTTTATCTGGGCATTGTCTTTTTGGGGCAAAGCGAACAGTTGACGCAACGCGGCCAAGCGGAATCTGCCCAGAAGAAACTCACCGCCGCCATTCAGGAATTGCAGCAAAGCGCGGTCAGCCCCAGCGAGCAGGGCTTGGCCGATCTGTATCGGGCACGCGCCTATCGCATCCTGGGCCAACTGCCCGAAGCAGAATCCGCCGCCCGACAAGCCATCGCCGCTCGTCCGGAATTGGTCGGCGCATATCGAGAATTGGCCGTGATTCTCGAAAAACAGGGCAAAATGGAAGAAGCCCGCCAAGCATCGGCAACCGCCGACGGCTTGACAGGCTCCACAAAATCCCCGAAGTAA
- a CDS encoding caspase family protein — MSTRVQTNCPACGQGLRIPLDWLGQPLRCKFCGTFIQMQKRPPMPIPEAAAAAAAGAIPAPIAAQVPMPGMPPAPGMPPAAGPMAGPMPTLDLPPGMAPNAVPGMPPTPPGYPQGYPPPGYPPGYPPPGYPQAGQPVLPPYPGMPGYPNDPNAAGPMLPGMPGPGYPTPPTEAPSTNSEFKPAFSTASSKHRGKGKYTAKTGSNKLVLLLGGGMMFLLMVVTVLVVAILNPDITSKIKQSINGESTEVANNDNKNDPAAENAANNAPAGIGGTFPRRLLAINICNYLYANPIHNGRSPFAEENDQRDIHGVVSKIAKLWWIPKDQVYELSDSLRGKDSRPPLKKMVMDTIDRFVQTTRAQDRIILLFAGHAIAKDGKAYLVPMEGELDDVETLIPMEWVFDQLNRCTANQKLLVLDVNRYDPGRGTERPSAGPMSEELAKILHTPPLGVQVWTSCSAKEYSHEYDYQGYGGHEIFGSVFFSTFFYASIKGKLGGGIPRPEDPLPLSGLTETVNSRVTETMNFLKDGTQTPVLAGEAPVTQVSYNPSEPAKTFTLPQPPQGVAVEEIAKLLKTIEVPSIKIARKDGIAPQFEKIYPFPVEVMKDYAPDNVDDATIYANPDKYPLRFWTLMALRTLRELRESTSESGNDAELPEEFTGETSDAAKKQILALQRIPAVRQTMLESLLKELITVEQYRDMEKSKRWLASYDFAVAQTKIRLAYLVEYNLMLGKVRKDELPPLDMEKGHKGWRLASTEKMRAPSEIRELVKEARDTLNSLIENHKDTPFAVLAKRDKNVMLGLEWQPSSFGQR; from the coding sequence ATGAGTACACGGGTCCAAACCAACTGCCCCGCGTGTGGCCAAGGTCTGCGGATTCCGCTGGATTGGCTTGGCCAGCCGCTGCGGTGCAAATTCTGCGGCACGTTTATCCAAATGCAAAAGCGTCCGCCGATGCCGATCCCCGAAGCGGCTGCGGCTGCGGCTGCCGGTGCGATCCCCGCGCCAATCGCCGCGCAAGTCCCCATGCCAGGGATGCCCCCCGCGCCGGGAATGCCGCCAGCAGCCGGGCCAATGGCTGGGCCGATGCCAACACTCGATCTGCCGCCGGGAATGGCCCCCAACGCGGTGCCCGGAATGCCCCCCACCCCGCCGGGCTATCCGCAAGGGTATCCGCCGCCGGGATATCCGCCTGGCTACCCACCACCGGGCTATCCGCAAGCGGGCCAACCGGTTCTGCCGCCATATCCGGGAATGCCGGGCTACCCGAACGATCCAAACGCCGCTGGCCCGATGCTGCCGGGGATGCCGGGTCCGGGCTATCCCACGCCGCCGACCGAGGCTCCCTCGACCAACAGCGAATTCAAGCCGGCGTTCTCCACCGCATCCTCCAAGCATCGTGGCAAAGGCAAATACACCGCCAAGACCGGCAGCAACAAACTGGTGCTGCTTCTGGGCGGCGGCATGATGTTTCTGCTGATGGTGGTGACGGTGCTGGTGGTCGCGATTCTGAATCCCGACATTACCAGCAAGATTAAACAATCGATCAACGGCGAAAGTACGGAAGTCGCCAACAACGACAATAAGAACGACCCCGCAGCCGAGAATGCTGCCAATAATGCCCCGGCGGGGATCGGTGGAACCTTCCCCCGACGATTGCTGGCGATCAACATTTGCAACTATTTGTATGCCAACCCCATCCACAACGGTCGCAGTCCGTTCGCGGAAGAAAACGACCAGCGTGATATTCACGGCGTCGTCTCCAAAATCGCCAAACTCTGGTGGATTCCGAAGGATCAGGTGTACGAACTGTCGGACAGCTTGCGAGGCAAGGATTCGCGTCCGCCGTTGAAAAAGATGGTCATGGATACCATCGATCGCTTCGTGCAGACAACCCGCGCTCAAGACCGAATCATTCTGCTGTTTGCTGGTCACGCCATCGCCAAAGACGGCAAAGCCTATTTGGTGCCCATGGAAGGCGAACTCGATGATGTTGAAACGCTGATTCCGATGGAATGGGTGTTCGATCAACTCAACCGCTGCACCGCCAACCAAAAATTGCTGGTGCTGGATGTCAACCGATACGATCCGGGTCGCGGCACGGAACGCCCCAGCGCGGGGCCGATGAGCGAAGAATTGGCCAAAATCCTGCACACGCCCCCACTAGGCGTGCAAGTGTGGACCTCCTGCTCGGCCAAAGAATACTCGCATGAATACGATTATCAGGGGTATGGCGGGCACGAAATCTTTGGCAGCGTCTTTTTCAGCACGTTCTTCTATGCCAGCATCAAGGGGAAACTCGGAGGCGGGATTCCGAGGCCGGAAGATCCGTTGCCGCTCTCTGGTTTGACCGAAACGGTCAATAGTCGAGTGACGGAAACGATGAACTTCCTGAAAGACGGCACGCAAACGCCCGTGCTCGCGGGTGAGGCACCAGTCACGCAAGTGTCGTACAACCCCTCGGAACCGGCCAAGACCTTCACACTACCGCAACCTCCGCAAGGCGTGGCCGTGGAAGAGATTGCCAAGCTGCTCAAAACCATCGAAGTGCCATCGATTAAGATTGCCCGCAAAGACGGGATTGCCCCGCAATTCGAGAAGATTTATCCCTTCCCGGTGGAAGTCATGAAAGACTACGCACCGGATAACGTGGACGATGCCACGATTTACGCCAACCCGGACAAATATCCGCTGCGATTCTGGACGCTGATGGCCCTGCGAACGCTGCGGGAATTGCGTGAATCGACCTCGGAAAGCGGCAACGATGCCGAACTGCCCGAAGAATTCACCGGCGAAACCAGCGATGCCGCCAAGAAGCAAATTCTCGCGTTGCAGCGCATCCCCGCCGTGCGGCAAACGATGCTCGAATCCTTGCTCAAGGAATTAATCACCGTCGAACAATATCGAGACATGGAAAAGTCCAAGCGATGGTTAGCCAGCTACGATTTCGCCGTCGCACAAACCAAGATTCGATTGGCATACCTGGTGGAATATAATCTGATGCTCGGCAAAGTCCGCAAAGACGAACTGCCGCCATTGGATATGGAAAAGGGCCACAAGGGCTGGCGACTCGCGTCCACGGAAAAGATGCGTGCTCCGTCGGAAATCCGCGAATTGGTCAAGGAAGCCCGCGATACGCTCAATTCCTTGATTGAGAACCATAAGGATACGCCGTTTGCCGTCCTCGCCAAGCGTGATAAGAACGTCATGCTGGGGCTGGAATGGCAACCGAGCAGCTTCGGCCAACGCTGA